Proteins encoded by one window of Manihot esculenta cultivar AM560-2 chromosome 10, M.esculenta_v8, whole genome shotgun sequence:
- the LOC110623867 gene encoding 40S ribosomal protein S17-3, with protein sequence MGRVRTKTVKKSSRQVIERYYSKMTLDFHTNKKILEEVAIIPSKRLRNKIAGFSTHLMKRIQKGSVRGISLKLQEEERERRMDFVPEESAIKIDEIKVDKETIDMLAALGMSDIPGLVEFEPQPLVPPQVFGRGPAGAPRRF encoded by the coding sequence ATGGGTCGTGTTCGCACCAAGACTGTGAAGAAGTCCTCTCGCCAGGTCATTGAGAGGTACTACTCTAAAATGACCTTGGACTTCCACACCAACAAGAAAATCTTGGAAGAGGTTGCTATCATCCCCTCAAAGCGGCTTCGTAATAAGATTGCTGGATTTTCCACCCACCTTATGAAGCGTATTCAAAAGGGTTCTGTTCGTGGTATCTCTTTGAAACTTCAAGAGGAAGAGCGTGAGCGTCGCATGGACTTTGTGCCGGAAGAGTCTGCCATTAAGATTGATGAGATTAAGGTTGATAAGGAGACAATTGACATGCTTGCTGCTCTTGGTATGTCTGATATTCCGGGGCTTGTTGAATTTGAGCCTCAGCCATTGGTTCCTCCTCAAGTCTTTGGTAGGGGTCCAGCTGGTGCACCTAGGAGGTTCTGA